Proteins from a single region of Mytilus trossulus isolate FHL-02 chromosome 2, PNRI_Mtr1.1.1.hap1, whole genome shotgun sequence:
- the LOC134705696 gene encoding uncharacterized protein LOC134705696 produces the protein MEKGTQSSTKTEREVQTVYPVERRDSFDLTMDKERSEVSTEEIQSKPKLELKAGLEKADVAAIDFLDGFDRLGEQECHKMINEIYFKPDEDIISSIYVLQSDIPSVQLMNIITVRIPVKIRFDSEKLKFFIRMRVGLVWRRIDARFEETPGNSIFEGYLVFKTEIRGNFFATCDFIQFTYKVDKHGYKFKNALIPDIQVAVKGGVLDEPEDVTFQVLYTGRLISM, from the exons atggagAAAGGCACTCAGAGTTCTACAAAGACGGAGAG GGAAGTACAAACAGTATATCCCGTAGAACGACGTGATTCGTTCGATTTAACAATGGACAAAGAGAG GTCTGAAGTATCGACAGAGGAGATTCAAAG TAAACCGAAATTAGAACTAAAAGCTGGACTGGAAAAAGCTGATGTCGCCGCTATAGACTTTTTGGATGGCTTTGATAGACTTGGGGAACAGGAGTGTCATAAAATGATCAACGAAATATACTTTAAACCTGATGAAGATATCATTTCATCTATATATGTATTACAATCTGACATCCCAAGTGTACAGTTGATGAATATCATAACAGTGAGAATTCCGGTCAAAATCAGATTCGAttcagaaaaattgaaattcttTATACGGATGAGGGTTGGACTGGTATGGCGAAGAATTGATGCGAGATTTGAGGAAACACCAGGAAACTCAATATTT GAAGGTTATCTAGTGTTCAAAACTGAAATTCGTGGAAATTTCTTTGCAACGTGCGATTTTATACAATTCACCTACAAAGTTGACAAGCAtggatacaaatttaaaaatgctTTAATTCCTGACATACAAGTAGCTGTAAAAGGAGGAGTCTTGGATGAACCGGAAGACGTCACATTTCAG GTATTATATACAGGACGCCTTatttcaatgtag
- the LOC134705014 gene encoding uncharacterized protein LOC134705014: MNDISYGIDSEVYLIREKQGRINIIGCRTSTDKKFIVMLDHTHSTFWYVVTKEINKYKSYEPILERGFSVASSRTCVCKILTFHENKKEDFNIWVCIVEHPDVDNTVSKYLGLGGVADDKRLEMSDDGGISRTIDFVSRSSVVNIDLDGNFKQRYYKELPTLQFSVGHSCRVKFKIKCRIKPLLCDDKEKVAVIRFYIGTKTIHEVLIDTAAPIPDFDVVPKTEAPEYTMEAIEKLLSAESLHKLAACLSEDEGFDLSIRLGVPAGTVSKVLIMIGSVESKNFRLILIWKQSIKGDVSDVKDFINAFHDIDRGDLAFGIMDALDNCRPFKK; encoded by the exons ATGAATGACATTTCATATGGGATAGACAGTGAGGTATACTTGATTCGTGAGAAGCAAGGAAGAATAAATATCATCGGCTGTAGAACAAGTACAGATAAGAAATTTATAGTGATGCTGGACCATACACACTCGAC GTTCTGGTATGTGGTCACGAAAGAAATAAATAAGTATAAGTCGTATGAACCGATTTTAGAACGTGGATTTTCTGTTGCTTCATCACGAACTTGTGTTTGCAAAATTCTTACCTTTcacgaaaataaaaaagaggatTTTAACATTTGGGTATGCATAGTAGAACATCCAGATGTTGATAATACGGTCAGTAAATACCTTGGTCTAGGTGGAGTAGCAGACGATAAACGGTTAGAAATGTCTGACGATGGTGGAATTTCCCGTACTATCGATTTCGTTTCCCGGTCTTCAGTCGTTAATATTGACCTTGACGGTAATTTCAAACAAAGATATTACAAGGAACTCCCTACATTGCAATTTAGTGTCGGACACTCATGCCGCgtgaaattcaaaataaaatgtagaatAAAACCATTACTTTGTGATGATAAGGAAAAGGTAGCGGTTATTCGGTTTTATATCGGAACAAAGACTATCCATGAAGTTCTTATCGATACTGCAGCACCCATTCCAGATTTTGATG TCGTACCCAAAACCGAAGCGCCAGAATATACAATGG aaGCCATTGAGAAGTTATTAAGCGCCGAAAGTCTACATAAACTTGCCGCTTGTTTGTCAGAAGATGAGGGATTTGACTTGTCAATACGGCTTGGGGTTCCTGCTGGAACCGTGTCCAAAGTGCTAATAATGATTGGCAGTGTTGAAAGTAAAAACTTCAGATTAATTTTGATTTGGaaacaatcaataaaagggGACGTGTCGGATGTAAAAGACTTCATTAATGCTTTTCATGACATCGATAGGGGAGATTTAGCTTTTGGTATCATGGATGCTTTAGACAATTGTAGACCATTTAAAAAGTGA
- the LOC134705695 gene encoding uncharacterized protein LOC134705695: MLEDIGMFSVFSDDTSTKGPSLKLSRDPARMFRGQLHQTELKTNQAYGGFDVPKSLAHYGKFKGKIPEVRATVDGALRDYGNERVKMWNLNIRNDERYAHFNQMRSQR; this comes from the exons ATGCTGGAAGATATTGGAATGTTTTCAGTATTTTCCGATGACACATCGACAAAAGGCCCATCATTAAAACTATCAAGAGACCCTGCACGTATGTTCAG agGTCAGCTACATCAGACAGAATTAAAGACTAATCAAGCATACGGAGGATTTGATGTTCCAAAGTCCCTAGCCCATTATGGCAAATTCAAGGG TAAAATACCAGAGGTCAGAGCAACAGTCGATGGCGCATTAAGAGACTATGGTAATGAAAGAGTCAAAATGTGGAATTTGAACATCAGAAATGATGAAAGATATGCTCATTTCAACCAAATGAGATCTCAAAGGTAA